GCAATCGGATGCACGCCATGCGCCGCGTCCCCGATCAGCGCCACCCGCTCGGCAATATAGCTGTTCGCCAGCGTCAGGTTCAGCGGATAGGAAAAACGCGGCCCGGCCAGCGTCACCTTCCCGGTGATCGCTTCGATCTGCTGACCAAGCACGGAGAGGAAATCTTCATCCCCCAGCCCGCCAATCACCTGCGCCCGGTCCCGTTTCAGCGACCAGACAATCGATGACCGGTCCCCTTTCAGCGGCAGCACCGCCAGCGGCCCGGTCGGCAGAAAGATCTGATGCGCCGCGCCGTCATGCGGAATTTCCTGATCCAGCGCCGCGACCAGTGCGGTCTGCCCGTAATCATGGCCGCTCCGCCGTATCCCGGCCCGCTTGGCCACCCCGGACCTGCGGCCATCCGCGCCGACCAGCAACCGTGCCCGCAGGATGCGCCCGTCCGACAGGCTGACATCGATGCCGCCCGCATCGGCGGCCTCGCCCACCACCTGCGTTTCGGGAATATGGGTCAGCCGGTCCCGCATCGCGCCCAGCAAAGCGCGATAGAGGAACCGGTCCTCCAGCATCTGGCCCAGCACGCCCTCTTCGATCTCGTTTGCGTCAAAATACAACCCGAACGGCCCGATTTCGGTCCCTCGCCCCTGCCGGGCAATCACCTTGCGGATCGGCTGGGCGGTTTCTGCCAGCCCGTCACAGACGCCGATCCCGCCCAGCAACCTGACGGAGGCCAGCGCCAGCGCATAAGCCCGCCCGTCAAAGCTGTCATCGGCCCGCGCCCGTTCCGGGGCGGCATCGACAACGGCCACACGCAGCCCCGCGTCAGCAAGGGCAAGCCCAAGTGCCGGACCATTCAGCCCGCCCCCGGCAATCACGACATCATATTCGTTTCTCATGGCCCGAACCTACGCCCCGGGCCGCGCCGCGTCCATGCGGCAAAAGCGATGGACGGAACCGTTTACCCGCATTAGCCTTCCCTAAAGCGAAGGGGAGAGCGATGGACTGGCTGACC
The genomic region above belongs to Paracoccus sp. SCSIO 75233 and contains:
- a CDS encoding UbiH/UbiF/VisC/COQ6 family ubiquinone biosynthesis hydroxylase, with amino-acid sequence MRNEYDVVIAGGGLNGPALGLALADAGLRVAVVDAAPERARADDSFDGRAYALALASVRLLGGIGVCDGLAETAQPIRKVIARQGRGTEIGPFGLYFDANEIEEGVLGQMLEDRFLYRALLGAMRDRLTHIPETQVVGEAADAGGIDVSLSDGRILRARLLVGADGRRSGVAKRAGIRRSGHDYGQTALVAALDQEIPHDGAAHQIFLPTGPLAVLPLKGDRSSIVWSLKRDRAQVIGGLGDEDFLSVLGQQIEAITGKVTLAGPRFSYPLNLTLANSYIAERVALIGDAAHGVHPIAGQGLNLGLRDVGALAECVVEAARNGEDIGFATTLDRYQGWRRFDSTSLALGMDGVNGLFSNDNPVLRGMRGLGMGAVNAVPALRRRFMRTAAGLNIDPMPRLLAGKAL